The Malus domestica chromosome 17, GDT2T_hap1 genome contains the following window.
AGTAGCAAATAGATTGGGAGAGAAAAAATAGAGTTTGGTAGCCGTCATCCATTGCATACATAAAATTCCTAGCAGAAAATTAAGCTCTCTCCCTATatatgtctctctctctctctctctctctctctctctctctctctctctctctctcactctctctctctctctctctctctctctctcattctctctcgcATAGCAATTACACCTTTCTCTCCCACCATTAAATGCAATTGCACCCTCTCAATACGCTCTGCAATTACTCCCTCTGCCCCCTTATCTCCTTCCTTGCCCTTCTCTATTTCCTAAAACCACTTCCCTTTCTTCTTTCTCATCTTCTCCTCCTTTTCCAACTTCCAAAACCTTTTACTAGTCTAGATAATCTTGCACACCAAAAACCGTACGCTGGAAAACCACTTTTGGGACACCAAACAGTGGTTTCCCGGCACACGTTAAGCCCAAAACCAGATCTACAGCGCCTCGCTCTCTAGGGCTTTTGATAAGGTGCAGATACACAACATCATACATCTATAGGTACATATTCTTCCAACCTAGAATTTCGCATGCCTTAaacttctcattttctttttcaatttttgtccgAAGGCTTCTGTCTTCTCAGTATTTGTAATGcttcttacaaatttttgttttttgagtttttctaaCATTAATTTGGCTTTTTGGGCAGCTAGGGCAAGACCAGAAAATATAAGGAGAAACTTGGGTTGTTACAGTTTGGATTACTCCCGAGATATATTCGTGTGCGTTATGTGTTTGGTTTAGATcgatcgattttttttttttttttttttttttttttgtgtgaagaCTCAAGCCGTATTGAAATCGTCAACCCCTTTAATCTTAATCTCTTCATATACTCACACTCTCCATTTCATCACCAAGTGCAAAATTGAACCGTGTGACAAAACCTCATTTTGtcttctctctgtctctttgTTTTTTCACCTGAAAAATTTCACATTTATCCCTCTGTCTAGATCAAACTCAAAAATCCAAATCAACCTCAAACCCCCTAAACTAAGAAACTAATCGCACAAATTAAAAATTCAGGTTGCTTTTGAGTATTTTTGGCCTTGAAGTATGCAAGCCGGGCTTATTATTCCGGCGAGAAACATGCCTTCCATGATGGGAGGCAATGGGAACATTACTGGGTTTGCGTCAACTTCAGGACTCACACTTGGTCAGGTCAGCACGcttaaatttgagttttttgtGTAATTGGTATACTAATTTACAAATCTACGCCTTTGCTTTTCAGGCGAATTagatctattttttttttccaatgatTCGGCTATTTatctaaaataattttttttttgaaccaaGAGAAAAATTAACAAGTGGATTTTATCAATCAGTACGTCAAGATCCATTTTCctagtttttttttcccttatcCCTCTTCATCTCGGTATTTtaacattttaattaattaattttataacgtAAGATGGGTTTGACTACTCAGGTAGTCCAAAAAATTCTTTTGTGGCAAAATCCTTCTCGGTATTAGAAAAAAGTTGGAATGGTTTCCACTACAAACACTGGCTCAGAGATCTAAGTTCAACGCGTTTTCTTGTTCATTTTTTCAAAGAATATTTTAGTATTGACCTAATACACAGGTCAGCGTGTGCTAAGAAACTACTATATAGGAGATGcgtattgggtttttttttctttccttttgagTGGATACATTTTTCCATTCTGTTGTTGTTAGATTGAAAAACCATAAGCTTGCTAAGCCCTTGGGACAAAAATCAATATCTTAAAGATCTCTGGATATGTTGCAGCCAAATATGATGGACGCCAGTAATCTGCACCCGCTAGACATGGCTCCAAACACCTCTGAAAGCGACATTCCTCGGTTCCGAGATGATGACTTCGACAGTGCTAACAAATCCGGCAGCGACAACCCTGAAGGCGGTTCGGGTGATGACCAAGAAAACCCTCGACCCAAAAAGAAGCGTTATCACCGCCACACTCAGCATCAGATCCAAGAAATGGAAGCGTAAGTTATATTTATTAATTAGTCTCAAACCTCCTAAACAAGCTTTTGTTAAGCAGTTGTTCGAAATCTTTTAGTTCACCTATGAATTAGTCTTTTTTGGTTGTTTTATTTAGGTTTTTCAAGGAATGTCCCCACCCAGATGACAAGCAGAGGAAGGAACTGAGCCGGGAATTAGGTTTGGAACCATTACAAGTCaaattttggtttcaaaacAAGCGCACCCAAATGAAGGTATATATTTGTTCTTGAAATATCTTTAATAAGGGCTTTGGAATACTCAAACTttgtcttttttaatttttcctttGTTGAAGCTACTAATTGACTGTTTTTGTTTGCTGCCAATGCTGCATTACAGACTCAGCATGAGCGGCATGAGAACACACAACTGCGGAACGAAAACGAAAAGCTCCGTACTGATAACATGAGGTACAGAGAAGCGCTAGGTAATGCCTCATGCCCCAATTGTGGCGGCCCAACAGTTCTAGGGGAGATGTCTTTCGACGAACACCATCTGAGACTCGAAAATGCTCGATTAcgagaagaggtagagaaaattaaagatcaagaaaatatcaaacacatttaTTATTTGGTGGATATTTTACCTATTTTAGTATAACAAATTAGGATAACATTCTATTGGCAGATGCGCAGAATGTTACATATATGTTTCAGATACGTGGCAAATGATATGTCGCcagattgataacttatttccTTCATTGTTCAGATTGATAGTATATCAGCGATAGCTGCGAAGTATGTTGGCAAACCATTAGGAACCTACCCTCTCATGTCTTCTCCAGTTCCTTCCCGTGGTCAACTTGATCTTGGGGTTGGGAACTTTGGTGGTCAGCCAGGCATGGGCGGTGAGATGTATGGTGCTGGAGACCTTCTCAGGTCAATCAGTGCACCAAGTGAGGTAGACAAGCCAATGATAATTGAGCTTGCTCTTGCAGCTATGGAGGAACTCTTCAAAATGGCCCAAATGGGTGAACCTTTGTGGATGACAAGCTTTGATGGCACCACAACCATACTCAATGAAGATGAGTACATCAGGACATTCCCTCGTGGAATCGGGCCAAAACAAAACGGCTTCAAAACTGAAGCTTCGCGTGAGAGTGCAGTTGTTATCATGAACCACATTAACCTTGTTGAGATTCTTATGGATGTGGTAAGCTTAACAACTCCATTACACATTTACATACGTGTCTTCATTAATGTCATCATATtgttctattaaaaaaaattaataacgtCTTTGAATTAAGGAATCACATGAACCCTAACTATTACGTGTGATTTTATAACGTGTAGAATCAATGGTCGACTGTGTTTTCTGGGATTGTGTCAAGAGCTCTGACCCTTGAAGTCCTATCATCTGGCGTGCCTGGAAATTACAATGGAGCCTTGCAAGTGGTATGTAAATTTTCccctcaaatttcaattttagcTCTCCTTGTTTTACCATGAATTGTTTAGATTTCGTGCCACATATATTCTTGCATTAAAATACAGTTTGTGATTAATTGGTAGATGACGGCAGAATTCCAAGTTCCTTCACCACTTGTTCCAACTCGTGAGAGTTATTATGTAAGGTACTGCAAACAGCATGCCGATGGCACCTGGGCTGTGGTTGATGTTTCATTGGACGACTTGCGCCCCAATCCTGAGCCTAGATCTTGTCAAAGAAGGCCCTCGGGATGCCTAATTCAAGAATTGCCAAATGGATATTCAAAGGTATACAATTAAACACTATATAATGCGTGTTTCACCTTCATGTGACATTTAATTATGGCCGAATTTTTAAAGTAAATATATTTCATCAATTGATAAAATTTTGGTGCATTAGGTTACATGGGTTGAGCATGCTGAAGTGGATGAAAGAGGTGTTCACAACCTCTACAAGCAGCTGGTTAGCTCCGGCCATGCATTTGGCGCGAAACGATGGGTTGCCACCTTGGACCGGCAATGCGAACGTCTAGCTAGTGCAATGGCATCAAACATCCCTACTGGTGATGTTGGAGGTAATAACAATTTAGTTTgctatttcatttttcttttgtaatattTTCGGGGAATGGTATAAGGCACTAATTTGGCATGGGGCTATTCTGCTACGTTTTGGTATTCACTAACAAGATAGTCCGTTAAAAGATTACGCGTCCCGAAAATGGCATAATCCGTTAATGCCCACATGTTAATTTAAGCCTAATTATATTCGATATAAATTCATTAAccctaattgtttatatttgttacGTTCATGGTTAATTAGTGATTACAAATCAAGAAGGGAGAAAAAGCATGCTAAAATTGGCTGAAAGAATGGTGATTAGCTTCTGTTCTGGAGTGAGTGCATCAACCACTCACACATGGACCACACTGTCTGGAACCGGTGCTGATGATGTCCGGGTGATGACCCGAAAAAGTGTGGATGATCCCGGAAGGCCTCCAGGTATTGTGCTCAGTGCCGCCACATCTTTTTGGCTTCCAGTTCCTCCCAAAAGAGTCTTTGAGTTTCTCCGCGATGAGAACTCCCGCAGCGAGGTACAGACACTTCAACTAGTCTTCAAACTTAATTAGTTGTGCTCTGATTCTTGGAATAAATTTACCAAATCTAATACAGGACCCAAATTAATGCGTACCTACATTTTGCAGAAGCCTGAGAATTATACtctaaattataaataaatattacCATGCATGTGTCTCAGAAAAATGTAACAGAACTAGTACATGAACCATTTCTAAAACATACCATATACGGACTAGTATACACAGACACCATTTGCACAGTAAGTAATTTCTATGGAAGATCAAAAGCATATTTATCACATCCCACCTAATATAGAGACAAATACCACAGAAAACCTAGGCTTATTTTGTGTCAAACTCAgccgaaaaaaaagaaagggaaaaaaaaccaaGATGGAAGTTTGGTTTTTACAAACAATCAGCTAATTAAACTGAAAGCATACATTTATCCGCCCTAAATTGTTCTAATTGAGTAATTGTGATGGTCACTTATGCTTGCAGTGGGATATTCTTTCCAATGGGGGAATTGTTCAAGAGATGGCACACATTGCGAATGGTCATGACACTGGGAATTGCGTGTCTCTACTACGAGTAAATGTAGCTTTATGTTTTATAATGATTTTGTTTTCCCTAATTAAGTATATTTCTTGATCTTCACATAACAATTGAcatagtaatataaaattaatttgtAGAGTGCCAATTCAAGCCAGAGCAACATGCTGATACTGCAAGAGAGCTGCACTGACCCAACAGCTTCCTTTGTGATTTATGCACCAGTTGACATTGTTGCCATGAATGTGGTGCTGAATGGGAGTGACCCTGATTATGTTGCCCTTCTTCCTTCTGGGTTTGCTATACTCCCGGATGGAGCCGACATTGGAGACTCTGGCTCTGGTGGTGGTTCCCTTCTCACTGTTGCTTTTCAGATCTTGGTTGATTCAATCCCAACTGCTAAGCTGTCTCTCGGGTCGGTTGCAACAGTTAACAATCTTATTGCTTGCACTGTTGAGAGGATCAAAGCTGCATTGTCATGCGACAATGAGTGAACTTCATGACCCAATTAGTTAATTTCTATAGGTAATCTAATTATACATGGCACATGTTACAAGTTAattgcatgtcacatatttggtgTGTAATATTAGTCAAATAATCGTTTCCCTTTACTTTGTTGCAATATTTTGAGGACGAGGAAGGGAGGTGAAATGAGAGACACAGATGGTGGTAAGGAATTTCGGCAGCTTATACCCAGGAGGGGAGAAGTCAAGAGCGCACCCTACATGATCTTTTTGTATAATCTATAAAGAGATTAGGGGTTCGGGTATTGACTTCGTCGAACTATGTTAAAGGCAAATTAAGCGCTTGAgaccttatttattttttgtttttgcttttattgAACTTTCTCATTTTCCACCTCTAACCTTGTACACAAGATTAGGGTTTTGGAATGGATATTGCTTTTCTTTATGGTCAAACGTTCAGGGTTTCTTTTTTTGAAAAAGGTTTTTAAAAGTACGGttttattttaagaattttctttttttaagtaatttgtGTTGAATGATTGTGGATTGTTTGCCTTTGTTGGTATTCGCGACTTTTGACTTAAGCTGTTTATTACGGCAAAAGTTATACAACGCATCAGTGTTTGAGATGTAACATTGCATGGAACAATTGGATTATGAAAGTTACAATTTGACTGCTCAAATGCTAATACATCTTATACGCTGGTGTATTTCTATGCAATGCACCAGTGAAGAAAAAAAGCAGTTTATAATCCCAAATGCATAAGTTATTTGATACCTTAAATACAAGTTGTTGATAAAAACGTAGCATAGTTCAAGTGGTTGGGATGGTAGGGGTTGGGATAAGGATTAGCCAAGGGGTTTGCTTCCTCCCATTTTtactaggaaaaaaaaatcaagcaaTTAAAGCTAGTCTCCTAGATGAGCGAAGAAGCTTAATCTTAGTTGGGAGGAAATTATCTCAAAGGTGACGAATTTTAAGCTGAAAAACGcttaaattaatattatatgtGGATAAATTATGTAATCCAATGATTTCATGTGCCACCGGTTCTTTAGATTGCGAAGATATATACTCTATGTAACTTGCTATTTATTATCAAACAATCAATtatgaactatttatcaaatgaGTACAGGTCATGTCTAAATGTATGATTCTAGTTGAGTTTGATAATTGTCCGACAACATTTGATCACTTAaccagaatttttttttgccttttCCAGTCCATTTTAATGTAGGCATCACATCAACAGATATAAAGATTATTCCATTCATTAGTTACACATTTTGAGCATCTGCAACGtaatatttaaatttgaaaatatgagtACACCCtttaaaattcaattttctttaattaaaattcatcatgataaatttttttaacaaaaatccAATGACTAATCTCTAACTAAGCAATATCCATAATTAAGTTTGACTTagaaaattttgtatttttggatGTCTAAATTACCCCTAATAACACTTACTTTGGGTCTCTCACTTATTATCTACATTTATTTtacattatttcattcaattaaatGTTCAAA
Protein-coding sequences here:
- the LOC103404802 gene encoding homeobox-leucine zipper protein HDG2 isoform X2 — its product is MQAGLIIPARNMPSMMGGNGNITGFASTSGLTLGQPNMMDASNLHPLDMAPNTSESDIPRFRDDDFDSANKSGSDNPEGGSGDDQENPRPKKKRYHRHTQHQIQEMEAFFKECPHPDDKQRKELSRELGLEPLQVKFWFQNKRTQMKTQHERHENTQLRNENEKLRTDNMRYREALGNASCPNCGGPTVLGEMSFDEHHLRLENARLREEIDSISAIAAKYVGKPLGTYPLMSSPVPSRGQLDLGVGNFGGQPGMGGEMYGAGDLLRSISAPSEVDKPMIIELALAAMEELFKMAQMGEPLWMTSFDGTTTILNEDEYIRTFPRGIGPKQNGFKTEASRESAVVIMNHINLVEILMDVNQWSTVFSGIVSRALTLEVLSSGVPGNYNGALQVMTAEFQVPSPLVPTRESYYVRYCKQHADGTWAVVDVSLDDLRPNPEPRSCQRRPSGCLIQELPNGYSKVTWVEHAEVDERGVHNLYKQLVSSGHAFGAKRWVATLDRQCERLASAMASNIPTGDVGVITNQEGRKSMLKLAERMVISFCSGVSASTTHTWTTLSGTGADDVRVMTRKSVDDPGRPPGIVLSAATSFWLPVPPKRVFEFLRDENSRSEWDILSNGGIVQEMAHIANGHDTGNCVSLLRVNSANSSQSNMLILQESCTDPTASFVIYAPVDIVAMNVVLNGSDPDYVALLPSGFAILPDGADIGDSGSGGGSLLTVAFQILVDSIPTAKLSLGSVATVNNLIACTVERIKAALSCDNE
- the LOC103404802 gene encoding homeobox-leucine zipper protein HDG2 isoform X1, whose translation is MQAGLIIPARNMPSMMGGNGNITGFASTSGLTLGQPNMMDASNLHPLDMAPNTSESDIPRFRDDDFDSANKSGSDNPEGGSGDDQENPRPKKKRYHRHTQHQIQEMEAFFKECPHPDDKQRKELSRELGLEPLQVKFWFQNKRTQMKTQHERHENTQLRNENEKLRTDNMRYREALGNASCPNCGGPTVLGEMSFDEHHLRLENARLREEIDSISAIAAKYVGKPLGTYPLMSSPVPSRGQLDLGVGNFGGQPGMGGEMYGAGDLLRSISAPSEVDKPMIIELALAAMEELFKMAQMGEPLWMTSFDGTTTILNEDEYIRTFPRGIGPKQNGFKTEASRESAVVIMNHINLVEILMDVNQWSTVFSGIVSRALTLEVLSSGVPGNYNGALQVMTAEFQVPSPLVPTRESYYVRYCKQHADGTWAVVDVSLDDLRPNPEPRSCQRRPSGCLIQELPNGYSKVTWVEHAEVDERGVHNLYKQLVSSGHAFGAKRWVATLDRQCERLASAMASNIPTGDVGVITNQEGRKSMLKLAERMVISFCSGVSASTTHTWTTLSGTGADDVRVMTRKSVDDPGRPPGIVLSAATSFWLPVPPKRVFEFLRDENSRSEWDILSNGGIVQEMAHIANGHDTGNCVSLLRSANSSQSNMLILQESCTDPTASFVIYAPVDIVAMNVVLNGSDPDYVALLPSGFAILPDGADIGDSGSGGGSLLTVAFQILVDSIPTAKLSLGSVATVNNLIACTVERIKAALSCDNE